A part of Bacteroidia bacterium genomic DNA contains:
- a CDS encoding aldehyde dehydrogenase: MSHTPQSDSTYHLRYQQQQIFFESGKTREYAFRAAQLKQLRTVIKDHEQEIIAALQADLRKPVFEAFTSEIGLVYDEIAFALSHLKAWMAPEKVKTPAVLFPTTSRILPEPKGTVLIIAPWNYPFMLLFSPLVGAIAAGNTVFLKPSELAPRTSALMEKMVSENFDPAYIHIVTGDGATVVGRLMETIRFDHIFFTGSTPVGKIIAQAAAKTLTPVTLELGGKSPAIVDSEVDIDTAAKHIAWAKYFNAGQSCVSPDYVLVHESQKTRLVERMRHYIHAFFGDNPQQSESYARIINHRRFDVLEKYLHEGNIVAGGQTDREDLYIAPTVIENTGPENKLMQEEIFGPILPVLTWKTQAEALSIVKKNPQPLAFYIFTQNDKTSDEFIQRIPFGGGCINNAMVHLANPHLPFGGVGSSGMGSYHGEESFRTFSHFKSVMKTKNFYDNPLRYPPYNNRKVDLAQWVFD, encoded by the coding sequence ATGTCACATACCCCGCAATCAGACTCAACTTATCACCTCCGCTATCAGCAGCAGCAGATTTTTTTTGAAAGCGGAAAAACCCGCGAATATGCATTCAGGGCAGCTCAGCTAAAACAACTGAGAACGGTCATCAAAGACCATGAGCAGGAAATTATTGCGGCCCTGCAAGCCGACCTCCGAAAACCAGTGTTTGAAGCTTTTACCAGTGAAATCGGGCTGGTATATGACGAAATTGCTTTTGCCCTCAGCCATTTAAAAGCCTGGATGGCTCCGGAAAAAGTCAAAACTCCTGCTGTACTTTTTCCTACCACCAGCCGTATTCTCCCCGAACCCAAAGGAACCGTTCTGATCATCGCACCATGGAACTATCCCTTTATGCTGCTGTTTTCGCCGCTCGTTGGTGCCATTGCCGCAGGCAATACGGTATTTCTCAAACCCTCAGAACTTGCGCCCCGGACTTCTGCCCTGATGGAAAAAATGGTTTCAGAAAATTTTGATCCGGCCTATATTCATATTGTCACAGGCGATGGAGCAACGGTGGTCGGCAGGTTAATGGAAACCATTCGCTTTGATCATATTTTTTTCACAGGCAGTACTCCCGTAGGAAAAATCATCGCACAGGCCGCTGCAAAAACGCTCACCCCCGTAACACTGGAACTTGGAGGAAAAAGCCCCGCCATCGTTGACAGTGAAGTCGATATTGACACCGCAGCAAAACACATCGCCTGGGCCAAATATTTCAACGCGGGCCAAAGTTGTGTTTCGCCTGATTACGTACTCGTCCATGAAAGCCAGAAAACCCGGCTCGTAGAGCGAATGCGGCATTATATCCATGCATTTTTTGGCGATAATCCGCAGCAAAGCGAAAGTTATGCCCGAATCATCAACCACCGGAGGTTTGATGTTCTTGAAAAATACCTGCACGAAGGAAATATTGTCGCAGGAGGGCAGACCGACCGGGAAGACCTGTACATTGCGCCCACAGTAATAGAAAACACAGGACCGGAAAACAAGCTCATGCAGGAAGAAATATTTGGCCCGATACTGCCTGTGCTCACCTGGAAAACCCAGGCAGAGGCCCTTTCGATCGTGAAAAAAAATCCGCAGCCACTGGCATTTTACATTTTTACCCAAAATGATAAAACTTCAGACGAGTTTATCCAACGCATACCCTTCGGCGGCGGCTGTATCAACAATGCCATGGTTCATCTGGCCAACCCGCATCTGCCTTTTGGCGGTGTAGGCAGCAGTGGAATGGGAAGCTACCACGGGGAAGAAAGTTTTCGTACATTTTCCCACTTTAAAAGCGTGATGAAAACTAAAAATTTCTACGACAACCCGCTTCGTTATCCGCCCTACAACAACCGAAAAGTTGACCTCGCCCAGTGGGTATTTGACTGA
- a CDS encoding enoyl-CoA hydratase-related protein produces MSSILFDKIEGIGKITLNRPEVYNSFNREMALDLQDRLDECAVDDNIRAVMITGSGNAFSAGQDLKEVTDPDENPGFQVILHEHFNPIIRRLRELKIPVVAAVNGVAAGAGANIALACDVVIAADTAYFVQAFSKIGLIPDSGGTFFLPRLIGFQKALAIAMLGDKIYANDAERMGMIYRSVPAHEFEAFIWHIAHTLAAMPTKGLWFTKRAFNKSMSNSLNEQLDFEEKLQIKAGETDDYREGVAAFLEKRHPHFTGK; encoded by the coding sequence ATGAGTTCAATCCTTTTTGATAAAATAGAAGGAATAGGAAAAATCACCCTCAACCGTCCGGAGGTTTATAATAGCTTCAATCGCGAAATGGCCCTTGACTTACAGGACAGACTGGACGAATGTGCGGTGGATGACAATATCCGGGCGGTGATGATTACCGGAAGCGGGAATGCTTTTTCTGCCGGGCAAGACCTGAAGGAAGTTACTGACCCTGATGAAAACCCGGGGTTTCAGGTCATTCTTCACGAACATTTCAACCCGATTATCCGCCGTTTGCGCGAATTGAAAATTCCTGTTGTTGCCGCTGTTAATGGCGTAGCTGCGGGGGCGGGAGCGAATATAGCTCTGGCCTGTGATGTGGTCATTGCTGCGGATACCGCCTATTTTGTGCAGGCATTCAGCAAGATCGGGCTGATCCCGGATAGTGGGGGTACATTTTTTTTACCAAGGCTGATCGGCTTTCAGAAAGCCCTGGCAATTGCTATGCTGGGGGATAAAATCTACGCCAATGATGCCGAACGTATGGGAATGATCTACCGGTCTGTTCCTGCACATGAGTTTGAGGCTTTTATCTGGCATATTGCCCATACGCTGGCGGCCATGCCTACCAAAGGACTGTGGTTTACCAAAAGAGCATTTAATAAGTCAATGAGCAATTCGCTCAATGAACAACTGGATTTTGAAGAAAAACTTCAGATCAAGGCGGGGGAAACCGACGACTACCGGGAAGGGGTAGCCGCTTTTCTGGAAAAACGCCATCCACATTTTACGGGAAAATAA
- a CDS encoding 3-hydroxyacyl-CoA dehydrogenase NAD-binding domain-containing protein, translated as MTIGIIGAGAMGGGIAQVAAAAGAGVKVYDKYDQALVACDSGIRKIMNNLIQKGKLSAHAANEILGRIDYAAELDELAGCDLVIEAIVEDLSVKKTIFYELESVVSGHCILATNTSSLSVTSIAAACQNPERVVGIHFFNPAPLMRLVEIIPAVQTAPAIVQQARNIIDSWGKTTVIARDTPGFIVNRVARPFYGEALKIYEEGTASFATIDWAMTEIGGFRMGPFALMDYIGHDVNYAVTESVFTAFYFDNRYRPSFSQKRMVEAGYLGKKAGRGFYHYTEAAIPPEPVKSENTGRMIVDRIVVMLINEAADALFLGIASRDDLDKAMTLGVNYPKGLLQWADDIGIQICVEQMDKLSDEYRDPRYRCSPLLRRMAETGETFY; from the coding sequence ATGACAATCGGAATTATCGGCGCAGGAGCTATGGGGGGGGGGATTGCACAGGTCGCCGCCGCTGCCGGCGCGGGAGTAAAAGTGTACGACAAATACGACCAGGCACTGGTTGCCTGCGATTCGGGCATCCGGAAAATCATGAACAACCTCATCCAGAAAGGGAAACTTTCTGCTCACGCCGCCAATGAAATCCTTGGACGCATCGACTACGCCGCCGAATTGGACGAACTAGCAGGCTGCGACCTGGTGATAGAGGCCATTGTCGAAGATCTGAGCGTAAAAAAAACGATATTCTACGAACTGGAAAGCGTAGTCAGCGGGCATTGTATCCTCGCAACTAATACTTCCTCTCTCTCCGTCACATCGATCGCTGCCGCCTGCCAAAATCCTGAAAGGGTAGTGGGCATCCATTTTTTTAACCCCGCACCACTCATGCGACTGGTTGAAATTATTCCTGCGGTGCAGACTGCTCCTGCGATTGTTCAACAGGCACGAAATATCATAGATTCCTGGGGAAAAACTACTGTAATCGCCAGGGATACGCCAGGTTTTATCGTCAACCGTGTGGCACGCCCCTTTTATGGCGAAGCCCTGAAGATATATGAAGAAGGTACTGCCTCTTTCGCAACGATAGACTGGGCCATGACTGAGATAGGGGGATTTCGGATGGGGCCATTTGCCCTGATGGACTATATCGGGCATGATGTGAATTATGCGGTAACAGAGTCTGTGTTTACAGCCTTTTATTTTGACAACCGTTACCGTCCCTCCTTCTCACAAAAAAGAATGGTAGAGGCAGGGTATCTGGGTAAAAAAGCAGGAAGAGGTTTTTACCATTATACAGAAGCGGCGATTCCTCCCGAACCGGTAAAGTCAGAAAATACAGGGAGAATGATCGTGGACAGGATCGTCGTTATGCTCATCAATGAAGCAGCCGATGCACTTTTTCTCGGAATAGCCAGTCGGGATGATCTGGATAAAGCCATGACTTTAGGCGTAAATTACCCCAAAGGACTGCTGCAATGGGCGGATGACATAGGCATACAAATCTGTGTGGAGCAAATGGACAAACTATCTGACGAATATCGCGACCCCCGCTACCGTTGCAGTCCCTTGCTGCGTCGTATGGCAGAAACGGGGGAGACATTTTACTAA